The nucleotide sequence AAAGCTTTAACTGAAGGTCCGTCTATTGGTTCGGCTAAATTAAAAATTGAGGAATCTTCCTTTTGACAAAAATAATGTGAACGGTATAGTTCAGGCAGACAAATAACTTGTGCGCCTTTTTTTGCGGCTTTTTCAACCCAGCTAATAGTCTTTTTTGTATTATCTTCCAAATTGGCAGAAAATGCTAACTGTAAGAGTCCAATTGAATAATTTCCTTTTTTCATTTTACTCATATTAATACCAAATATTTTTTTGAGAAATATATAAAACTTTACAACTTATAAATAAATATTTTATAATGTTTTTAAATGATAAAAAAAATGGCAAAAACAGATTGCCATTTTAAAATATTGATATTAAGAATACCTTATACAAACAAAATTTCTGCTAATATAAAAATTGGTAAAAGAACAATAATGGAAAATTTAATCATATAACTGAAGAAATCAGGCATTTTAATGTTATTGTCTTCAGCAATTGCCTTTATCATAAAATTAGGACCGTTTCCAATATATGTCATGCTGCCAAATACAACCGCACCAAGGCAAATTGCTCTTAATAAAACTTCGGGTATTCCGGCAATTAAATTTCCTCCGGTTTCGCTTAAACCTAATGCAAGCGAGTGAAATGTTACGGCAGTAGGGGTATTATCCAAAAAACTGCTCAACAAACCGGTGAAATAATAAAATTGAGTACTAGAGGCAATTCCCAAAGATTTAGCGTTTGTTTCAAGATAAAGAAGCGCGGGCACCATAGTAATAAAAATTCCAAAAAATAAATATGCGACTTCTTCTATTGGTCCCCATGTAAAATTGTTAGATTCCCTAAGCAGTTTTGGTGTAAATAAAAGGGAAAGATATGCCATTATTAGAATGAACAATTCGCGTAAAAAACTGAAATAGTGGTTTGTTGATATAAAACTTAAATATTGTTCGTTTATAAAAGCAACTGCCAGTACTACGCCAATCAAAAATATAAAATTTCTTTTACCTTCAATTTTAATTGGCTTCAAAATACTTTTATCTCTGACAAGTGAGGATTCTGGTTCCTTCTTGTAGTAATAGCTGTCAACAAAAAAATAAATTAACAGTAATACTGAATTTATAAACATCCAAGGCAGTATTAATTTTGCAAACCAAACAAATGGAGTTCCTCTCAAATACATCATAAATAAAGGAGGATCACCTAGAGGAGTGAGCAAACCTCCGCAATTTGCAACAATTCCAATAAAGAAAAGAATAGTGTGAACTTTAAATTTCCTTTCACTATTGGTTTTAATCACAGGTCTAATTAAAAGCATTGCGGCACCCGTAGTACCCATAAAAGATGCCAAAACCGCTCCCAATCCCAAAAAGATTGTATTTGTAATTGGCTTAGCTTCCAAATCTCCCGACAGTAAAATTCCGCCGGTAATTGTAAAAAGTGCGCCG is from Ignavibacteriota bacterium and encodes:
- a CDS encoding sodium:proton antiporter, with translation MEELTRQISIFSIIPFLLMLAAIAVLPLAYNHFWEKNRNKLIVAIILSLPVIFYLLYNSFGMELYHTMVFDYVPFIILLGALFTITGGILLSGDLEAKPITNTIFLGLGAVLASFMGTTGAAMLLIRPVIKTNSERKFKVHTILFFIGIVANCGGLLTPLGDPPLFMMYLRGTPFVWFAKLILPWMFINSVLLLIYFFVDSYYYKKEPESSLVRDKSILKPIKIEGKRNFIFLIGVVLAVAFINEQYLSFISTNHYFSFLRELFILIMAYLSLLFTPKLLRESNNFTWGPIEEVAYLFFGIFITMVPALLYLETNAKSLGIASSTQFYYFTGLLSSFLDNTPTAVTFHSLALGLSETGGNLIAGIPEVLLRAICLGAVVFGSMTYIGNGPNFMIKAIAEDNNIKMPDFFSYMIKFSIIVLLPIFILAEILFV